The DNA window CCAATGGAATGGCTATAAAAGCACCTGTCGGACCCCAGTTTAAGATCTTGGCCATAAAAATTGCTGCCGGAATTTGAAACAACCAGAAACCAATGAAATTAATCCAGGTAGGAGTCCTGGTGTCGCCGGCTCCATTCAACGCTTGCATCATCACCATACCAATTCCATAAAAAATATAACCTGCCCCCATAATTTGTAAAGCCAACACACCATACCGATGCACTTCTTCTTGATTGGTAAAAATTGAAATTATTGGGGAAGAAAACAGGATAAACAACATCATCACGGCTGCCATAAAATAAACATTGTATTTAGTAGTAAGCAATACACTTTTCTGCGCACGATCTGGGTTTCCTGCACCCAGATTTTGTCCCACCAAAGTAGCCGCAGCATTGGACAAGCCCCATGCCGGTAAGATAAAAAACACCACATTTCTAATCGCAATCTGGTAACCCGCGCTGGCATCCGTACTTCCAGTTGATGAAACAAGGAATGCAAGAAATATCCAACTCCCACTCTGAATAAAAAATTGTAGCGTGGCCGGCCAGGCAAGGGATACGATCGATTTTTGAATACTCCAATCTAATTTAAAATGATGCCTCTTTATTTTAAGCATACCGGAACCTTTGAAAAGGTGATAACTTTGGTAAATTACACCGGCAGTTCTTCCAATAGTAGTCGCAACAGCGGCACCGGTAAGTCCTAGCTCAGGAAAAATTCCATAGCCATAAATCAATAATGGACAGAGTATAATATTTAATAAACTCGCAAGCCACAGACTTTTCATAGCTATCATCGGATCGCCTGCCCCCCTAAAAATTCCATTGATTAAAAACAATAATATAATTGCAGTAGTACCACCCAGCATGATGCGACTAAAATCAGTTCCTGTGTGTATTACTTCCGGCTGAGCTCCCATTAACCTCAATAAATCTGGCGCATAACAATAACCCGAAATGGCCATTATAACTGAAATCAGAATCGCTAAAATAATTGACTGTGCACCCGCATGGGAAGCTTTTTCAATGTCTTTTTCTCCAATCCTTCTGGCAACCAAAGCGGTGGCTGCTGTGCTCAAACCAATGCCCATGGTATAAATAAGAGCGACCATGGATTCCGTAAGTCCTACCGTTGCAACTGCTGCCCGGCTATCTGGCAATTTACTGACAAAGTACATGTCTACCACTGCAAATACGGATTCCAAACTCAATTCAAGAATCATGGGAATCGCAAGCAGTACAATTGCAGACTGAATACTTCCTTGTGTATAGTCATGCTCCTCGCCTTTCAGCGATTGACGAATTAAGAAAAATAATCTGGAAAATTTTTGGCTGCTTTGTCTTTGCATAATATTGACCGATCCTACAAAATTAAACATTTGACTTTGCATACAGATATGGAACTGTTCAAATGCTTTGCACTAAAACAAGTTAAATCTCTTGTCAATTGGAAATTCAAAAAGTTGCAACAGTTCTAATGCAACAGCCATCCATTCTATGTCAGAAATTACTAGAATGGAGTAGGAGTAAAAAATAAATTTTCAAACTCACTGTCTTTTATTCCTCCTCATTGGAGGTTGGCTTATCTTCTTCAACAGTTGGATTTTCCTCTGATGTATTGGACATAGGAGTTTGCTCAACAGAAAGAGATGGAATGGACTCTATGCTATCAGGAGCAGCTTGTCCGGTTTTATTTTTAGCCTTTGACTTACTGGTCTTTATTTCTTCAGCAGCTTTTATTAATTTCTCTTCTTCATTAGATAAAGTCTCATGTTGCTGTTGAATGTTTTCCTGAATTTTGGCTTTAATCTTTTCTTCCTCTTCCTTTACCTTTTGCCTTTGCTCATTCCTTCTTGCATCTTTCTCTTCCCTTTTTTTAGCATTGTCATTCGCTTTTTCCAGAGATGCTTTAACTTTGAGTAATTCATCCAGCTTTTCTTGCTTGAATTTGATTCGCTCTTCAATCATTTTGATTTTAGCCACGCGAATTTGCGCTTCAAGTTGGCCGGTAGATGATTCTATTCGTCTATTCTCAAATGAAATATCGGTATGATCTCTTGCAATCGCTTGTTCAATTTTAGTGATCGCTTGAATTAAACCCTCATATCGACTTTGGTTTCTGTTAGCCGGATTGGCATCACCCCGTTGACCACCCGGTTTTCCGGATTCTCTTTTCGCTCTGATGCCTTTAAATACTTCATCAATCTTAGACATGAGACTTGAGCGATCATCCCTGTTCAGGGACATGGTTTTAAATTCTGTCTGAATTTTAATCATGTCATCAAACAAAGGCTTCAGTGCAGCACCCTCTGTGATTTTCTTTTCTATTTCTGCTATCTTGGATTTTAAACCATCCACCAAAACTTTTGATTTTTGATTTAATTCTGATTTTAAAGCAGAACGAAGCTTTTTAAGCTCTTCAAACATCGCATCCGATTTTTGTCTCAAAGAATCAGAATGATCTCTGAACAGATTACGATCCATGATGTGTTTTTGAACATTTGACCAAAGTTCTTTAAGATCATCCCAAAGATTTTGGTCATAAACTTCCAGTCTTTTGATCTTATCTGAAAGCTCTTCAAGATCGTTTTTGAAATTGCGATAAAGCTTGGAAGATAAAACAACGAAATGCCATTCCATCTGAGCACGCTGGATCATATCTCCCCGTTCCACCTTAAGATCCTCAGGAAGAATACTGTCTGACATGGTTAGCTCCGTCGTACGGTGTACCGTGCCCTCCGGAAAATTAAGATCCTTGCCTTCTCTCCATTGTGTCATGACGAGGTTATAATAATCCTCACTACATGATTTTTCGGGGATTGCCCAAATATCAATTTTGTTTTCTTCTGCCTGAAGGGCTACTGCCAAAAGCACCTTTTGGTCCTCGGCATTTGTTCCCCATACTACCAATCTTGTCCGCATGTCTGCTGTTTTACCCGTTTAATTCAAACTATTTTTTGACGCCATATTATTGGGTCATGCTGTATTCTTATACGACCACTGAAGTCCGTGAAAATGGGTGCAAAAATCAAACCAAAACTTTAAAAAAAAAAATAAGGATAGGTGTTTTTGCGACCTTAATTCATAATATATTGAATTTCTTGTAGTTATGTTTCAACAAAAACCTTGCTCCACCAGGTATTTTGCAATCTGAACAGCATTCGTTGCGGCACCTTTGCGTAAATTGTCTGCTGTAATCCAAAGATTTATAGTCCTTGGTTGGGATTCATCCAGTCTTATCCGACCAACAAAAACCTCATTCATATTTTTAGCCAACAAAGGAGTAGGATATTCATATTTCTCCGGATTGTCCAATAAAACCAAGCCAGGCGCTTGCTTCAACAAATTCCTGATATCTGAAATATGAAAGTCTTTCTTAAAAGTAACATTCACGGACTCCGAGTGACCTCCATGGACCGGAACACGCACAGCCGTTGCCGTAATTTTAAGTGATGGATCACACAATATCTTTCTCGTCTCATGCACCAATTTCATCTCTTCTTTGGTATAACCATTTTCCAGAAAAACATCACAGTGCGGAATGCAATTTTCAAATATTGGATGGTGATATGCCCTTGGTTCGGGTACTGGATTTCCATCTCTTTCGGCTTCGTATTGCCTGACGGCTTTCATTCCGGTCCCTGTGAATGACTGGTAGGTTGACACTACTATTCGATCAATTGAATATTGACGGTGAAGGGGTGCCAGAGCCATGACCATCTGTATTGTGGAGCAATTCGGATTGGCAATTATTTTAGTTTGTTCAGTGATACTTCCACTGTTAATTTCCGGTACCACAAGTGGACAAGAAGGATCCATCCTCCACGCAGAGGAGTTGTCTATAACATAACTTCCCGCAGCTGCAAACTTCGGGGCAAATTCTGTGGAGGTAGCTCCGCCCGCAGAAAATATTGCAATGGCCGGTTTAAGTGCAATTGCATCTTCCATACTTATGATTGGAATTGTCCGGTCATTCCATAAAATGGTTTTGCCTATTGATTGTTCAGAAGCTACCGGAATCAATTCTGCTGAAGCAAATCCCATCTCCTTCAGTACCTGCAACATTACCTGGCCAACCATTCCGGTAACTCCTACAACAGCTATCTTCATAATTAAAATTGAAGTCCCAAAGGTACGCCTGATTTGGAGATAAATAAAAAATATACATTACAATAAAATTATTTATTAATTTTGTAATGAGACACAAATTATCATTCGATTAAATAATCGAATGGAGATAGACACTATTAACCTCTAAATAAACTTACTATGAAGAGCAGATATTCTGTATTACTTTGTTTGCTATTGCCTTTATTCGTCTCTGCACAATGGTACGAATCATTTAATGATGGTCACTTAAATCTATGGACGGGCGATGTAACTGAATTTAAAGTCAATCAAGAAAACCAACTTAATTTATTTGCGGGTGGCCCCGGTGAAAGCAGTATATTCAGATCATACCGATACAGTTCAGACAGCATGATTTGGACCATTTATTGCAAGCTGCTATTTAATCCCTCTGCCTCAAATAAACTTAAAATTTACTTGGCTGCAGATGTACCCAATCCTATATTTTCTGATGGATATTATCTTGAAATTGGCGAAAATGGAAATGAGGATCGCTGGCAACTATATGCCCTGCAAAACAAAAAGATATCGTTACTGGGATCAGGAATTATTGGAAAATTTTCTTCTGATCCGGTCGAATGCAGATTTTCAATAAAACGAATGTCAGACACACTTTGGTTAGTTTCTACTGATTATACTGGAGATAATAACTTCATGGTTGAAACCGAAATTTACGATTCTATTCAATTAGATCTTAAAGATTCATATTTTGGCATTCATTGTTATTATACTGAAACCAGAAAAGACAAATTTATATTTGATGATATTGGAATAAGAGTTGAGGATTTGGATACCATAGCTCCATACATTATTAAGGCAGAAGTATTGGATGATTCCAAATTGAAAATTGAATTCAATGAATTTACGAACGAACTGCAAACATTAAACGTTACTAACTACTCCTTGGATTCATTTACACATCCTTTAAAGGTAGATAAATGCCCACCTAATGACAGGAATTTAATTTTAACCTTTGACAAAGCCTTCGAACCAGAAAAAAAGTATCGTCTCTTTTATAAAGATATCCAGGATATTTCAGGTAACCAGGTCCGTGAAAATCAATACATCAACTTTAATTCACAGAAACACTATCCTGCAAAATCCGGAGAAATTCTGATCAATGAATTCATGGCAGATCCCAGTCCAACAGCAGGACTTCCGGAAACTGAATTTATTGAACTGCTGAACATTTCAGGAAAACATCTTCAACTTAAAAATTTAAGTATTGCTGATGGTTCCAGTATTTCGGAAAACTTTCCGGATTTTATAATTGAGCCGGATTCATTCATTCTCATTTACCATAAAGCTGACTCTTCGCTATTTAAGAATTATGGAAAAGGAATTGGTCTCTCTAAATTTCCAACCATTAACAACTCTGAAGAAATCCTTCGATTGTTTGATGCATCCGGTGATCTTATACACCAGGTAAATTTTTCAGACTCATGGTATCAAAATAGTTTTAAAAAAAATGGTGGCTACAGTTTAGAATTAAAAAAACCATTACAATTTTGCAAAGGTTCAGAAGTTTGGGGGCCCACTGAACATATCTTAGGTGGTACACCTGGAATTATAAATACTGGATATGATAAAGAAACTGACCAAATTGCGCCTGAATTAATCACTTACGCAGTATCCAATTCATTTGAGCTAGAGCTGATTTTTAATGAATCTTTAGACCCGGCTTCTGTGGAACAAATTATTAACTTTCGATTGAATAATGATTTAGTCCCCACCACTGCAAATTTACATTCCACTGAAAACAGTAAAGTGATTCTATTTTTTGACATGCCTCTTGTAAGTGGAAATAAATATTTGCTAAATATTAAAAATCTTGCCGACTGCTCAGGAAATTCAATGTCGGAAATAGATGTGGAAATTTATATTCCCGGTGTCCCAGAACTTGGAGATCTTAGTTGGAATGAAATTCTTTTTAATCCGGAATCAGGTGGCGAAGATTTTGTGGAACTTTATAATAAAAGTAATAAAGCAATTAATATAAGAGATCTGTATATTTCAAATCCACTCTCTGAACCCAGATTCATCAAAATAAATTCTGATTATCTTTTATTACCTCAATCTTATGTTGCGCTTACACGTGATAAAGAGAGTTTGATCAATCTATATCCTTATTCTGAAGCACATCATATTGTAGAGACTGAAATTCCTTCTTTCGATGATCAAAGTGGGTGCCTTCTATTAGCGATCCAAATACACAACAGTCTGGTAGTGATAGATTCCTTACAATATTCGCAAGACTGGCATAATCCATTACTAATCAACAAAGAAGGTGTTTCACTGGAAAAAATAAACCCATCTCTGCTAACAGCAAATAAAAATCATTGGCAATCTGCTTCATCGGGTGTAAAATATGCTACTCCTGGAATTCAAAACAGTCAATATTTGGATGAAATAACAAAAAAAAATAAACCATACAACCTATCATCCATTATCATCAGCCCGGATCAGGATGGCTATAGAGACTTTCTGAGCATTGAATTCAATCTTGAACTGAGTGGTTATAAAATCAGAGCAGAAATTTATGACTTGTTTGGGCAATTGATCCGTGTCATCAGTCATCAGATTCTTGGACCTCATGAACTTTTGAAATGGAATGGCATTGACAAAAATGAACAAAAAATACCTTCAGGAAACTATATATTAAGTATGCAACTCATTCATCCTGAAGGTTCAAAACATGTATATAAAGAACTGATTGTCGTCGATAATGGGAAGAAGTAACTAATTAAAGTTACTTTTGTAACCAAATCGAACTTAGCTTGAATTCTCAGGAATCACATTGGTTTAAAAATAGAATATTTCAGTGGTCAGTGGTAATTGGAATCATAGGCATCAGTACCTTGTTTTTGTTTCCTCCTGAGTATTTATTTGTTAAACAGATTGCAAAGTATGCCACCTATTGGATGTTTGCTTGTCTGGCTATTGGGATTCTTTTTATGTTTCTAGATATTAATTGGATTTTGTATATAGCCTTTGGATGTGCCGGATTTTTAGCCTTGTTTTTGCAATTATCTTTCAACACCTCTATAAAATTTGCATCAGAAAATTCAGATCTATCTATTTCCGTTTTATTTGCCAATCCTTCACTAAGCACAGATGACAGAGATAATACCTTCAGAATTTTGGACAGCATTCAGGCGGATTTGGTCATTTTCGAAGAATTAACCCCTGAGTGGAGAGAATTAACCAATTTGTTCGTTAAAAACTATCCTTCCAACATTACAATATTTCGAATAGACCCTATGGGAAAAGGAATTTTTAGTAAAAAAAGTTTCCAGGAAGTGGATACCATTTCCATTTACAACAATCCGGTAATATTGGCCCATTTAAAAAATTCTGAAAATCAGGATTTCATTGTAGGAATTTGCAACAGTACTCCTCCATTTACGCTACATGATTACAACAAATTAAATTTGTTTCTGGATACTCTTTCACATGCGCTCAATCTATCACTTTCACCCAAAATTTTAGCTACGAACCTAAATATTGAACCTTGGTCACGAGAATTGCGAGAGTTTAGAAATCAAACAAACCTCATGTCCAGCAGGAGACAGAATAACGAAGGATTAAACAACAAAACCCTATTAAGCGTTTTTAATGCCCCAAATGGTGAAATCATTTTCAGTAAGGATTTTGAATGTTCCTATTTTAATGTGATTACAGATTCAAATGGTAATCCCATCGGCATTTTAGGAAAATATCAATTTATTAAGAAAACTCCTGCCAATCAAAAATAATGACTTCTACACAATGGGTAAAGTGGAAAAACTTTATTGTCCTCACAACTTTGGTGTTTATTTCATGCTTTAGTAAAATTTAAATTGTTAAAAATAATGAATGCTTACTAAAAATTAACCTCAAAAGAATAATTTGTTCAGAATTGACATCTTGTTTGCTTATTTTTGAACAATCGAATTTTTCCTTATTGATTTAAATTTAATGATATTGCATATACAAAACATCCCTCCTCAATACAAGTTGATTTTAAAGTACCACAGGAGAAAACAACAAGTTAAAAAAATGACCACAACTAAAAATGAAAAACCATGTGCTGGCAGATTTATGCTTCTTTTAATCTTTCTTTTCAGCCTGCATCTGGAAAGAAGTTTTGCACAACAAAAAAACTACTTTCAACAGATCGTTGATTATAAAATAGAAGTAACCCTCGATGATGAAAACCACTTGCTTCAGGGTAAGATTTCTATGCAATACACCAATAAAAGTCCTGACGTGTTGGATCGGATTGGGATGCATCTTTGGCCGAACGCCTTTTCCAATAAAAACACAGAATTTGGGAAACAAAAGCTCCTTCATAGAAAAACTAAATTCTACGATGCAAAACCGGATGAACTAGGATCCATTCAAAACCTACGATTTACCGTTAATAAGGATGAAGTAAGATTAGAGTACTTAAAGAATAAACCTGATCAGGCATGGTTGCATTTAAAAAATCCGCTGTTACCAGGTAATACAATCATCATTGAGACTCCATTTACAGTTAAAATTCCCGTTTCATTCAGCCGTCTTGGGCATGTGGGTCAGACTTATCAAATTACTCAATGGTATCCTAAACCGGCTGTCTATGATCACAAAGGCTGGCACCTAATGCCCAATTTAGATCAGGGAGAATTTTATTCTGAGTTCGGAAACTTTGAGGTCTCCATTAAAATTCCGGAAAACTATGTAGTCGGAGCCACGGGAACTCTTGAAACGGAAACTGAGAAAGAATTTTTGAAACAACGAATCTCATTAACAGACCAGTTTATCAAGGATGGAGTAGAAAAATTTTCAAATTTACTCGCATCCTCTAAGAAATTTAAAATCATCACTTACAAAGCCGAGCAGGTTCATGATTTTGCCTGGTTTGCCGACAAAAAATTCTATGTACAAAAAGATGAAGTGGTCTTGGAATCCGGAAAAAAAATAGAAACATGGGCCATGTTTAATACACTGGGTGCCTGGACAGATGCTGTGAAATATGTAGGCCGTGCCATTGCATTTTACTCCAAGCACATTGGAGAATACCCCTATCCTCAGGCAACTGCCGTTCACAGTGCTTTGAGTGCAGGGGCAGGAATGGAGTATCCCATGATCACAGTAATTGGTAATGAACGCTTTGCAAAAAGTTTGGATCAAGTGATAACCCATGAAGTTGGACACAATTGGTTCTATGGAATTCTTGCATCCAACGAAAGGGAGCATCCTTATTTGGATGAAGGATTAAATTCCTACTATGAAGACAGATATATGGAAGAATATTATCCAAACTCTTCCAATGACAATCTCGGAATGATGTCTAAATTCACGGGAGGGTTTGAAGAAAATGAACTGATTTATCAATACATGGGAAGATCTTATCTAGATCAGTTTCCTGACCAACACAGTGAAAATTTTAGTCTGATAAATTACGGAAATGATGTATACACAAAATCTTCCAGACTGTTTGAAGATGCTGAGGAGTATCTTGGTGTGGACAATTTTGACCGGATTATGAAAAAATATTATGAGGCCTGGAAATTCAAACATCCATATCCGGAAGACCTCGAAAAAGTCTATTCCGAAAATACAGAGAAGAACATGGACTGGCTGTTCCACTATTTTCTGACCACCAATAAAAAAATGGATTACCGCATCAGCAAAATCAAGCATCAAAATGACTCTGTCCTACTCTCAATAAAAAATTCAGGACAAGTTCCTGCGCCTTTTTTAATTACCGGTATGCAGGAGAATCAAATCAAATATTCCAAATGGATCGATGGTTTCCAAGGAAGCCGTAAAGTAACTCTGCCAAAAGAAAGTGTAGACCATTATATTATTGATCCCAAATTTCAAAGCTATGATTTGTACCGTCATAACAACACCATCCGCAATCATGGCATTTTTAAAAAAATCGAACCACTTCAATTTAAACTATTTCCTGTAGTGGACAATCCAGGAAAAACCGAAATAGGAATTACTCCTGTCGTTGGCAGGAATTCCTACAATGGGTTTATGGCGGGTTTATATATTTCTCAACCTTATTTTCCACCAAGAGTTTGGACTTTTAATGCCATGCCGATGTACTCTTTTGGCAATAAAAGCCTGAGCGGAAAGGCTCATGCTGCCTGGTCAAAACATTTCAGTGAAGGGGCTCTGCACTCAATTAAAATTGGAATACACGCCAAAAGATTTGGGTATGATGAAAAGCAGGTATTAAAGGAAGCTTTAAATTATATGCAATTCAGTCCTTATGTAGAAGTTACGTTGAATACGCCACCTTCAAAATTTATTCAATCTAAATTTTCCTATCAATTTCATCACATAAGAGATGAGGTGACCGATTTTAACGCAACAGATTCAACTTTCAGAATAAGTCATCTCAACAATCAAATCCATGAACTAAAATATATTTATGAAAATCCTAAAATCTTATCACCTCAATCTTTTACAGCCTTGTTACAATTTGAAAATTATCAGGATGCCTTCGCTAAAAACCAAAATTATTTAAGAGCAGATCTTGAATTCAATCAAAAATTCAGAATCCAAAATAAAAGATATTTTGAATTAAGGGTGGCTGGATCTTTCTTTCCATTAAATTCACAAAGAAAATCTACAGCAATTGCTGCAAGAAACGAACAAAATTTTATTCGTGGTTCCGCAGGTGCCTCCTTTCAGGGATATCACGATTATACCAATGAAAATCTATTTTTGGGTAGAAGCAGAGATGAAGGAATATGGTCACAACAAATTATGATCCGTCAAGGCGGTATGAAAATTGCTCCTGGAATAAGTCAAAGAAATAATTTGGGAAATACCAACCAATTTCTAACTGCTGTCAATTTAAGTACAGATCTTCCAATCAAATATATAGGTAACATAATTCGACCCTATTTTGATGCGGTATACATGGATGACAATTTTTCAAATAAAAATGTTTGGCTAATGAGTGGAGGCATAAATATTCATATAGCGGGTGATGTATGGAACATTTATTTTCCATTGTACCATTCAACCAACATAAGGGATTTGTATAAAAGTCTGAATGGAAATTCATATGGCAAACAAATCTGCTTCTCTTTTCAGCTTAAATTTTTTAAACTTTATGATATTCTGAGCCTTATATAATCAACATTTAAATTACAATATGCAAAATCTGGAAGTTCAAATAGACAATCACATACTCTACATTTACCTTAACAGACCTGATGTTTTTAATAGCTTCAATCGTGAAATGTCACTTGAATTGCAAGAAGCCTTGGATCGTGCTTACTCAAATGATGAAATCAGAGTAGTCTATTTATCCGGAAAAGGGAAGGCTTTTTGTGCAGGACAAGATCTGAAAGAAGCAGTCGACCCTGAAGGGCCGGAAATCAGAACCATTTTAGAAGAACATTACAATCCCCTCATACTGCGCATCAGAAAACTTAACAAACCTGTCATTGCTGCAGTGAATGGGGTTGCCGCAGGAGCGGGTGCCAATCTGGCCCTGGCATGTGATATTGTGGTGGCCAATGAAGGGGCTTCTTTTATACAGGCTTTTAGTAAAATCGGCTTGATTCCGGATTGTAGTGGAACATTTATGTTGCCAAGATTAATTGGATGGCAGAGAGCTTCTGCCCTAATGATGACCGCAGAAAAAGTATCCGCTCATGAGGCACAACAAATGGGAATGATTTATAAAGTGTTTGCAAATGATGATTTTGAAAGATCTAGTAAAGAACTTGCTTCCCAAATTGCAGCAATGCCTACCAAAGGATTGATCTATACAAAATATGCACTTAACGAATCCATCCATCACGGATTGGAAGCACAATTAGAAACTGAATTAAAATTTCAAATATTGGCATCTCAAACTCATGACTTCAAGGAAGGAGTAAGTGCTTTTATTGAAAAAAGAAAACCTGAATTTATTGGTAAATAATTTTCAGTGCAGCTTTGAATGAACATAGTTTTCGGAAAGCATGGAGTTCAAATAATGCTTTTAACGAATAGATTTTTACAATGACTTTTTTATGTTTGTACATAATTGCAATAAAAAAGAGGTGAAAAATATTTCCACCTCTTTTTATTACCAACAAACGAAAAACTCTTAATTGTTTAGCATGGAATTTAAACCGGGTGCATTTAATCCACTTCCTCCGATTAATCCATATGCAAAAATGGTATAACTCTTTCCTGCAGCCACCTTATAATTTGACAAACTGAACAAGGCAACACTGGTGCCGGGTAGTTTAACTTCTACTGTAATTGGCTTAGCTGCCACGCTTCCAAAATTTGTATATTGTTTATAGGACAAACTGTTGGACACCTTTACGCCATCAATATAAATATCAACGGAAGGACCATTTGAAATCAAATGTGCAAAACGTAAATAGGCCATTGAAGTATCCGGTGTTTCATGGGTGTCGTTAAAAACAATAACCTCAAGACTCGATTTTGGATTGAGTGCAACAAGAGTATAGGCCTTGTCCCCCCCGAAATCATAACTTGAATTGATCAAAGTGCTTCCATTTGATTTATCCTTAACGTTGATTACCTGATTGCCCGGGTCAACATTCTTATAACTAATAAAACTGGAAAATCCTACTGAACCAAAATAACTGGCTGAATCTTTAATGACTACATTCATTATTCCTCCATCCGGTGATGCATTAATAAATGCTACTTTCGCAGGACCAGGATCATCTTCCTTTTTACAGGAACTTAGGGTAACCAAACTGCCGATCAAAATGGCAATACCAAACAAATACATTATTCTGTTCATATTAATAAATTAAATTAGGAAAACTTGGAAAAGGGTGAAAATGGGGCAGACCTTAGGATGTTAACGCTGTTATTTGTATTTTGTTGCATTTAGAGTTAAAGTCAAAAATATGAGCTTATTCAGGAACAACCCGGGTTATAGGGAATCTTACAGCGGTAACAAATTACGTGGAGGAGGTTTAAGACTTGGAGCGCCGATTATTATTGCCCTTGTAATTGCCGGTTTTTCCTATTTTCGGTATTGTTCTACTGAAACTTACAATGAATATTTAGGCATATATCAACACATCAGTTTAACCCCCGAACAGGAAATTGCAATTGGTTTACAATCAAAACCTGCCATGATACAGGAGTATGGTGGCATGGACCCGGACCAAAGGGCCCAGGCTTTAGTCCAGGAAACTGGAGCCAGTCTAGTCCAAAAAAGTGTTGCTTCTAAAACTCCTTACCAATACCAGTTTCATCTTTTGGCAGACCCCAACACCATCAATGC is part of the Candidatus Vicinibacter affinis genome and encodes:
- a CDS encoding MATE family efflux transporter yields the protein MQRQSSQKFSRLFFLIRQSLKGEEHDYTQGSIQSAIVLLAIPMILELSLESVFAVVDMYFVSKLPDSRAAVATVGLTESMVALIYTMGIGLSTAATALVARRIGEKDIEKASHAGAQSIILAILISVIMAISGYCYAPDLLRLMGAQPEVIHTGTDFSRIMLGGTTAIILLFLINGIFRGAGDPMIAMKSLWLASLLNIILCPLLIYGYGIFPELGLTGAAVATTIGRTAGVIYQSYHLFKGSGMLKIKRHHFKLDWSIQKSIVSLAWPATLQFFIQSGSWIFLAFLVSSTGSTDASAGYQIAIRNVVFFILPAWGLSNAAATLVGQNLGAGNPDRAQKSVLLTTKYNVYFMAAVMMLFILFSSPIISIFTNQEEVHRYGVLALQIMGAGYIFYGIGMVMMQALNGAGDTRTPTWINFIGFWLFQIPAAIFMAKILNWGPTGAFIAIPLAETLVALAAWYYFKKGSWKQIKI
- a CDS encoding lamin tail domain-containing protein, coding for MKSRYSVLLCLLLPLFVSAQWYESFNDGHLNLWTGDVTEFKVNQENQLNLFAGGPGESSIFRSYRYSSDSMIWTIYCKLLFNPSASNKLKIYLAADVPNPIFSDGYYLEIGENGNEDRWQLYALQNKKISLLGSGIIGKFSSDPVECRFSIKRMSDTLWLVSTDYTGDNNFMVETEIYDSIQLDLKDSYFGIHCYYTETRKDKFIFDDIGIRVEDLDTIAPYIIKAEVLDDSKLKIEFNEFTNELQTLNVTNYSLDSFTHPLKVDKCPPNDRNLILTFDKAFEPEKKYRLFYKDIQDISGNQVRENQYINFNSQKHYPAKSGEILINEFMADPSPTAGLPETEFIELLNISGKHLQLKNLSIADGSSISENFPDFIIEPDSFILIYHKADSSLFKNYGKGIGLSKFPTINNSEEILRLFDASGDLIHQVNFSDSWYQNSFKKNGGYSLELKKPLQFCKGSEVWGPTEHILGGTPGIINTGYDKETDQIAPELITYAVSNSFELELIFNESLDPASVEQIINFRLNNDLVPTTANLHSTENSKVILFFDMPLVSGNKYLLNIKNLADCSGNSMSEIDVEIYIPGVPELGDLSWNEILFNPESGGEDFVELYNKSNKAINIRDLYISNPLSEPRFIKINSDYLLLPQSYVALTRDKESLINLYPYSEAHHIVETEIPSFDDQSGCLLLAIQIHNSLVVIDSLQYSQDWHNPLLINKEGVSLEKINPSLLTANKNHWQSASSGVKYATPGIQNSQYLDEITKKNKPYNLSSIIISPDQDGYRDFLSIEFNLELSGYKIRAEIYDLFGQLIRVISHQILGPHELLKWNGIDKNEQKIPSGNYILSMQLIHPEGSKHVYKELIVVDNGKK
- a CDS encoding aspartate-semialdehyde dehydrogenase, which codes for MKIAVVGVTGMVGQVMLQVLKEMGFASAELIPVASEQSIGKTILWNDRTIPIISMEDAIALKPAIAIFSAGGATSTEFAPKFAAAGSYVIDNSSAWRMDPSCPLVVPEINSGSITEQTKIIANPNCSTIQMVMALAPLHRQYSIDRIVVSTYQSFTGTGMKAVRQYEAERDGNPVPEPRAYHHPIFENCIPHCDVFLENGYTKEEMKLVHETRKILCDPSLKITATAVRVPVHGGHSESVNVTFKKDFHISDIRNLLKQAPGLVLLDNPEKYEYPTPLLAKNMNEVFVGRIRLDESQPRTINLWITADNLRKGAATNAVQIAKYLVEQGFC
- a CDS encoding endonuclease/exonuclease/phosphatase family protein gives rise to the protein MNSQESHWFKNRIFQWSVVIGIIGISTLFLFPPEYLFVKQIAKYATYWMFACLAIGILFMFLDINWILYIAFGCAGFLALFLQLSFNTSIKFASENSDLSISVLFANPSLSTDDRDNTFRILDSIQADLVIFEELTPEWRELTNLFVKNYPSNITIFRIDPMGKGIFSKKSFQEVDTISIYNNPVILAHLKNSENQDFIVGICNSTPPFTLHDYNKLNLFLDTLSHALNLSLSPKILATNLNIEPWSRELREFRNQTNLMSSRRQNNEGLNNKTLLSVFNAPNGEIIFSKDFECSYFNVITDSNGNPIGILGKYQFIKKTPANQK